In Acetomicrobium sp. S15 = DSM 107314, the following are encoded in one genomic region:
- the rpsJ gene encoding 30S ribosomal protein S10, whose amino-acid sequence MAKTIRIKLKAFDHRVLDSSALQIAETAIRSGARVSGPIPLPTEINRFTVLKSPHKDKNAREQFEMRIHKRLIDIVDPTQKTMEALMQLNLPSGVDIQIKL is encoded by the coding sequence ATGGCCAAAACGATCCGCATTAAACTCAAAGCCTTTGATCACCGAGTGCTGGATAGTTCAGCCCTGCAAATTGCAGAGACCGCCATTAGGAGCGGTGCGCGCGTGTCTGGTCCTATTCCGCTTCCGACTGAGATAAACAGATTCACTGTGCTCAAGTCGCCGCACAAGGACAAGAACGCGCGGGAGCAGTTCGAGATGCGCATCCATAAGCGTCTTATCGACATCGTGGATCCCACTCAGAAGACGATGGAAGCGCTGATGCAGTTGAATCTTCCCTCTGGGGTGGATATCCAGATAAAGCTTTAG
- the tuf gene encoding elongation factor Tu translates to MAKEKFTRSKPHLNIGTIGHIDHGKTTLTAAITKTLSRKGFANFVPFEQIDKAPEERERGITINISHVEYETEHRHYAHIDCPGHADYIKNMITGAAQMDGAILVVSAADGPMPQTREHVLLARQVNVPAIVVFMNKVDMVDDPELLDLVEMEVRDLLNKYGFPGDEIPVVRGSALKALQADEDNEDTKPIWDLLDACDSYIPEPVRDVDKPFLMPVEDVFTITGRGTVVTGRVERGRIKPGEEVEIIGMREDKIKTVATSLEMFRKILDEAIAGDNIGILLRGVDKDEVERGMVVAKPGSITPHKHFYAEVYVLKKEEGGRHTPFFTGYKPQFYFRTTDVTGDIKLPDGVEMVMPGDNATFEVKLIVPIALEEGLRFAVREGGHTVGAGVVTKILD, encoded by the coding sequence ATGGCCAAAGAGAAATTTACGAGGAGCAAGCCACACTTGAACATAGGCACCATCGGTCACATAGACCATGGCAAGACCACGCTCACTGCTGCCATCACAAAGACGTTGAGCCGCAAGGGGTTCGCTAACTTCGTGCCCTTCGAGCAGATCGACAAGGCCCCCGAGGAGAGGGAGCGCGGGATAACGATAAACATATCTCACGTGGAATACGAGACGGAGCACCGCCACTATGCCCACATAGACTGCCCCGGACACGCAGACTACATAAAGAACATGATCACCGGCGCAGCCCAGATGGACGGCGCTATCTTGGTGGTATCCGCAGCCGACGGTCCCATGCCCCAGACGAGGGAGCACGTATTGTTGGCACGTCAGGTCAACGTCCCCGCCATAGTCGTCTTCATGAACAAGGTGGACATGGTAGATGACCCGGAGCTCTTGGACTTGGTCGAGATGGAAGTCAGGGACCTCTTGAATAAGTACGGCTTCCCCGGAGACGAGATCCCAGTAGTAAGGGGTTCTGCGCTTAAAGCCCTCCAGGCAGACGAGGACAACGAGGACACGAAGCCCATATGGGACTTGCTCGATGCCTGCGACTCTTACATACCTGAACCCGTAAGGGATGTAGATAAACCCTTCCTCATGCCCGTAGAGGACGTATTCACCATCACAGGGCGCGGCACAGTCGTAACGGGCAGGGTAGAGAGAGGAAGGATAAAGCCCGGAGAAGAAGTGGAAATAATAGGAATGAGGGAGGATAAGATAAAGACCGTCGCCACATCCCTCGAGATGTTCAGGAAGATCTTGGACGAAGCCATAGCCGGAGACAACATAGGCATACTACTGCGCGGCGTGGACAAAGACGAGGTAGAGCGAGGCATGGTCGTGGCAAAGCCAGGTTCCATAACCCCGCATAAACACTTCTACGCCGAGGTGTACGTTTTGAAGAAAGAAGAAGGCGGCCGACACACACCGTTCTTCACAGGGTACAAGCCCCAGTTCTACTTCAGGACCACCGACGTCACCGGCGACATAAAGCTGCCCGATGGCGTAGAGATGGTCATGCCCGGAGACAACGCCACCTTCGAGGTAAAGCTCATCGTTCCCATAGCCCTCGAAGAAGGCTTAAGGTTTGCAGTCAGAGAAGGCGGTCACACCGTAGGTGCTGGTGTGGTAACGAAGATATTGGATTAG